The Paraburkholderia agricolaris genome includes the window GCGTGGAACACCACGCTGTTCGTGGTCGCGTCAATTCTGGGTTCGGTGTTGTCGGTGCGCCTGCTCGCGGTGCTCGGCGCACGCTCCGCATACTTTTGCGCGCTGGCGGTGTTCGCGTTGGGCACCGTGGTGTGCGCGATTGCACCGTCAATGCCCTGGATGCTCGCCGGCCGCACGCTGCAAGGTCTCGGTGGCGGCATTCTGCTCGCCCTCAGTTATGCGCTGATTCGCGTGGTGTTCGAAGAACGCCTGTGGCCGCGAGCAATGGGGCTGGTCTCAGGTATGTGGGGCGTGGCGACCTTGTGCGGTCCAGCGGTCGGCGGCATCTTCGCGCAGCTCGGCGATTGGCGCCTGGCATTCTGGGTATTGCTGCCGGTTGTGCTGCTGCTCGCCGTGATCGTGCATCGCGAGGTCGACGACAAACGCACCCATGGCGACGCGGCGGCGCAGCCGATCCCGTTGCTGAAGGTCAGCCTGCTTGGCGCTTCGGTTCTGGTGATTTCCCTCGCCGCCCTGACCGAAGACATGCGCTGGAACGCACTCGGCGTCATCGCCGGCCTGGGGCTCGTATGGCTGCTCGCCAGACTCGAACGCAGCGGCGCCGCCCTGCGCCTGCTGCCGAGCGGCTCGTTCTCGATTCGCACGCGAATCGGCAGCATCTACGCCTGCATGAGTCTGCTCGGTATCGGCGTGACGAGTGAAATCTTCGTGCCGTATTTCCTGCAGACGATCCACGGACGTTCGCCGCTGGCCGCCGGTTATCTGACAGCGTTGATGGCAGCCGGCTGGTCGGTCGGTTCGATGTTCAGCGCGGGCCGCTCCGCCACCGTAGCGCAGCGTCTGAGCCGCGCCGGTCCGCTGGTCGCGGCACTCGGACTCGCCGCCCTCGCGTGGCTGATGCCTATCGCCGGGTTGTTCGACGGCTCGGCTGGCACGCTCGCCTTGTGCGCGGCGCTCACGAGCGTCGGGCTGGGTGTCGGGATCGGCTGGCCGCATCTGCTCACCCGGGTGTTTACCGCCGCGCAGCCAGGCGAAGAGAACCTCGCGTCACTCTCGATCACCACCATTCAACTGTTCGCGATGGCGTTCGGCTCGGCGCTCGCGGGCCTCGTCGCAAATGGCGCCGGTCTGACGACCCTCGCCCCGCTGCCGGGTGCGCAACACACCGCGTTCTGGCTGTTCGCGACGTTCGCGTTCGCGCCTCTGCTCGCGGCAGGGCTGATCCGCCAACGCCCGCAAGCGCGCCTTACCGGAGAAGCATCGTGATAGATCGAGTCCAGGCCATGCGGATCTTCGTGCGCATCGTCGACGCCAGCAGTTTCACGCGCGCCGCCGAATCCCTCGAAATTCCGCGCGCCACCGCGACAACCACCGTGCAGGC containing:
- a CDS encoding MFS transporter, whose amino-acid sequence is MKNLQSDVPAWGDLLSGSNGWKALGLAGGVALHATNVYVATTILPSVVHDIGGLELYAWNTTLFVVASILGSVLSVRLLAVLGARSAYFCALAVFALGTVVCAIAPSMPWMLAGRTLQGLGGGILLALSYALIRVVFEERLWPRAMGLVSGMWGVATLCGPAVGGIFAQLGDWRLAFWVLLPVVLLLAVIVHREVDDKRTHGDAAAQPIPLLKVSLLGASVLVISLAALTEDMRWNALGVIAGLGLVWLLARLERSGAALRLLPSGSFSIRTRIGSIYACMSLLGIGVTSEIFVPYFLQTIHGRSPLAAGYLTALMAAGWSVGSMFSAGRSATVAQRLSRAGPLVAALGLAALAWLMPIAGLFDGSAGTLALCAALTSVGLGVGIGWPHLLTRVFTAAQPGEENLASLSITTIQLFAMAFGSALAGLVANGAGLTTLAPLPGAQHTAFWLFATFAFAPLLAAGLIRQRPQARLTGEAS